CACCCCGATAAACTCCAGGATCTGCTTTTGTTTGCGCCCTGAAAGCTTACAAACTTGACGCAGTGTCTGCATGATCTCCGGTTCTGCCGGAGGTGGCGGTAAGGGGTCTTCGGCGGTGAGTACCAGACAACCGGGCATTACGCGTACTTTAAGCGGTGTACCGGTTTTAAATCCCGCATCATCCAGCCAGTTTCCTTTCAGCGTAATGGATGTAAAAGCGGAATGCGTCTTCCAGTCTCGAATGTAACCGACCGTATAACGACGGTTTTTTAATTCAGGCGCTTCTGTTGTGACAACTTCTGACTTAGAATCCTGCTCAGCCATGATTAACTCCGTGATAGTTAGTTTTGGTGAGCGGGGTTGAGGTGTTCGAGCACTTCAATCCCGCGTTATTTCTTTATTTTGCTTATACAGATAGAAACCTTATAAACAATACTGGATGCATTAACAGTAATCCAGATAAAAATACTCATGCTCACAATGAAATATATTTGTTCAGGATTTATGTATAGGACTATTAAATTTATCCACGGTGAGTTTTACTTATAAATATTAAAATTCTGTATCAAAGGCACGGTGATAAATAAAATAATATGAGGTGTTGCTTGCTCTCACTCCACACTGGACGACCAATGACAATGAATACGGAGATAACTTTGTGAATATGGATGTGGCGCCCTCGGCATCCCGGCGGGCATTTCACTACGCTCCGTTTCGTCATTTGTTTTTTGCCCGTCTGCTGACGGTGCTGGGAAATGGCATTGCACCCATTGCTCTGGCTTTTGCTGTGCTCGACATGGGTGGCACCGCCGCCGATTTGGGCATCGTTATTGCAGCGCGTTCTATTTTCAACGTGGCTTTTTTGCTGATTGGCGGAGTGCTTGCCGATCGCTATTCCCGAAGCAAAGTTCTGCTCTATTCATCCGTTATCGCGGCAATATCTCAGGCGATTGTTGCTTTTTTAGTGCTGGATGGCTCTGCCACGATCATTCTGCTCGCGGTGCTGGGCGCGATAAATGGTGCGGCGGCGGGCACCTCGTTACCCGCTTCGCAAGCTATGGTTCCACAAACGGTGCCCGTTCACTGCCTACGGGAAGCCAATGCCTTCATTCAATTGGGCATTTACGGCGGGACGGTGATTGGTGCATCACTAGGCGGTGTTCTCACTAGCGTGACTGGGCCTGGTTGGGGATTGGCTGTGGATGCCTTAGGATTTGCCACATCAGCACCTCTTTACCTGATGATTCGCACAAGCTTTGCGCAACCTCTGGAATCAAAATCTAATATTTTGCAGGATTTAAAAGAGGGTTGGGCGGAGTTCATTTCGCGCACTTGGGTCTGGGCAATCGTCGTGCAATTTACCCTCGTTAATGCGGCATTTAGCGGTGTGATGATGGTGCTTGGCCCGGTCGTGGCGGATTCCACATTTGGCCGAGCGGGCTGGGGAATGGCCATCGCTGCACAAAGCGTTGGTCTTATCGCAGGTTCGTTTATTGCACTTCGCTGGCGGCCCCGGCGCGATTTATTAATCGGCACCATGCTGGTGGTGTTTTGCGCAGGGCCGATTACTGTTTTGGCGCTCGTTCCATCGACGCCCGCTCTGATGGTCGCGTTTTTCATCGCAGGCGTAGGTTTTGGGTTGTTCGGCGTGGTATGGGCGCAATCTCTGCAAACCCATATCCCGCCGGAAAAACTCGCGCGCGTGTAT
The nucleotide sequence above comes from Buttiauxella selenatireducens. Encoded proteins:
- a CDS encoding MFS transporter: MDVAPSASRRAFHYAPFRHLFFARLLTVLGNGIAPIALAFAVLDMGGTAADLGIVIAARSIFNVAFLLIGGVLADRYSRSKVLLYSSVIAAISQAIVAFLVLDGSATIILLAVLGAINGAAAGTSLPASQAMVPQTVPVHCLREANAFIQLGIYGGTVIGASLGGVLTSVTGPGWGLAVDALGFATSAPLYLMIRTSFAQPLESKSNILQDLKEGWAEFISRTWVWAIVVQFTLVNAAFSGVMMVLGPVVADSTFGRAGWGMAIAAQSVGLIAGSFIALRWRPRRDLLIGTMLVVFCAGPITVLALVPSTPALMVAFFIAGVGFGLFGVVWAQSLQTHIPPEKLARVYAYDALGSFVAIPVGELAAGPLAMHYGNTRVLLVSAVVVVIATVAASFVPAIRRLDNSVHIKET
- the symE gene encoding endoribonuclease SymE, whose protein sequence is MAEQDSKSEVVTTEAPELKNRRYTVGYIRDWKTHSAFTSITLKGNWLDDAGFKTGTPLKVRVMPGCLVLTAEDPLPPPPAEPEIMQTLRQVCKLSGRKQKQILEFIGVITAKNTPTRKWS